Below is a genomic region from Borrelia hispanica CRI.
GGTGGTCAAAATAAATAGGCAAAGTTATGTAAGTAAATAATAAAAATAAAGTCATAAAGTGAAGATACTAAGAGTTAAGCTTTTGGTATCTTTTATTTTATAGTGTGTTAAATAGAAATATGTTACTTGATATGATTAATTTTATTATTTGTGATTTCTTTAAAATGTTCTAATTAAAAGTATTCAGTTTATTATATAAAATTGTACAAACAAAGATAATATGGTGATGGGATGTAATAGTGGGGGAGTAAAGGGAAAAGGGACAGGAGGAGGAGATGGGAGAGGATTAAGTGGAGCAGTGCTGGAAGTAGGGAGAAGTGCAGAGAATGCATTTTATGCATTTTTGGAGTTAGTGTCAGATGTATTGGGATTTAAAGTGAACACAACTACAAAGAGAGAGGATGTAGGAGTATATTTTAATAACCTA
It encodes:
- a CDS encoding variable large family protein — its product is MVMGCNSGGVKGKGTGGGDGRGLSGAVLEVGRSAENAFYAFLELVSDVLGFKVNTTTKREDVGVYFNNL